The sequence TGCGGGTAGAGCGCATAGCTCTGGAACACCATCGCGATGTCCCGGTCCTTGGGTGCGCGGTCGTTGACCCGCTCCCCACCGATCCGGAGTTCGCCCGAGGAGATGTCCTCGAGACCGGCGATCATGTTGAGGGTGGTGGACTTCCCACACCCGGACGGGCCGACCAGGATGATGAACTCCCCGTCGGCGATCTCGACGTTCACCCCGTGGACCGCGGTCGACCCGTCCGGGTACTGCTTGGTGACGTTGTCCAGAACGATGTCGGCCATGGGTTATCCCTTCACCGCGCCGGAGGTCAACCCGGCCACGATTCGACGTTGGAAGAAGAGCACGAAGATGATGATCGGAATGGTGATGACCACGGCGGCCGCCGCAATCGAACCGGTGGGTTCCTCGAACTGACTGTCACCGGTGAAGTTGGCGATCGCCACCGGGGCGGTGATGGCGCGCTCGGTTGAGGTCAGCGACAGGGCCAGCAGCAGGTCGTTCCACGCGAAGATGAAGACCAGGATGGCCGCGGTCACCACGCCCGGAGCCGCGAGGGGTGCGATGACCTTGCGGAAGGCCTGCCACGGCGTGGCCCCGTCCATCTTGGCCGCCTTCTCCAGTTCCCAGGGGATCTCCCGGAAGAAGGCCGAGAGCGTGTAGATCGCCAGGGGCAGTGCGAAAGTGATGTACGGCAGGATGAGGCCGGGCCAGGTATCGAACAGACCCAGGTTGCGCTCGATGTTGAACAACGGTGTGACAAGGGAGATCTGCGGGAACATCGCGATCAGCAGTGCCGCGCCGATCAACAGCTTCTTGCCCGGGAAGTCCAGCCGAGCCACCGCATAAGCGGCCATGGTGCCCAGGATCACCGCGATCAGGGTGGTGATGAGGCCGATGCCGATCGAGTTCCGCAACGCGCTGGTGAAGGCGCTCGTCTCGAAGATGC is a genomic window of Gordonia sp. SID5947 containing:
- a CDS encoding carbohydrate ABC transporter permease; the encoded protein is MKTGIGNKAWWSVANILVILYAIIPLLWIVSLSFKPPGSVKDGSFIPKEWTWDNYAGIFETSAFTSALRNSIGIGLITTLIAVILGTMAAYAVARLDFPGKKLLIGAALLIAMFPQISLVTPLFNIERNLGLFDTWPGLILPYITFALPLAIYTLSAFFREIPWELEKAAKMDGATPWQAFRKVIAPLAAPGVVTAAILVFIFAWNDLLLALSLTSTERAITAPVAIANFTGDSQFEEPTGSIAAAAVVITIPIIIFVLFFQRRIVAGLTSGAVKG